A region from the Sebastes umbrosus isolate fSebUmb1 chromosome 18, fSebUmb1.pri, whole genome shotgun sequence genome encodes:
- the LOC119477379 gene encoding protein FAM177A1-like isoform X2 — protein sequence MLGTSGCVRAEERGEALLRRIISIQRDTKKTATMAEISLYLTNVNVSIGQSMEVEQTQRNPNSNPARGFESVELGELGELGELDKREEEEEQQREKVPRRIIHFSSGETMEEYSTDEEEGEDKEPERKDLLSSPGDASKLTWGPYFWFHMWRAATSTISACDYLGERMASLFGITSAKYQYAIDEYYRMKKEREEEKEETRLSEEAERSFDQLPSREDEEDEPITIADQPDVATVAQPDVTYQIEDENRASSNTIRVPAIVTAT from the exons ATGCTTGGCACTTCCGGGTGTGTCCGtgcggaggagagaggagaggcgtTGCTGCGGCGGATCATCAGCATCCAGAGAGATACAAAGAAGACGGCGACAATGGCCGAGATATCACTGTATCTCACTAACGTTAACGTGTCGATAGGACAGAGCATGGAGGTGGAGCAG ACTCAGAGGAACCCTAATAGTAACCCTGCTAGAGGCTTTGAGAGTGTGGAGCTGGGGGAGCTGGGGGAGCTGGGGGAGCTGgacaagagagaggaggaagaggagcagcagagggagAAGGTCCCCCGCAGGATCATCCATTTCTCCAGCGGGGAGACCATGGAGGAGTACAGCACCgacgaggaggagggagaggacaaGGAGCCAGAGAGGAAGGACCTGCTGTCCTCCCCGGGCGATGCG tCCAAGTTGACCTGGGGTCCatacttctggtttcacatgtgGAGAGCTGCCACGTCCACCATCTCAG cATGTGACTACCTGGGGGAGAGGATGGCCTCCCTCTTCGGGATAACATCGGCCAAATATCAGTACGCCATCGATGAATACTACAGGATGAAGAAAGAG agggaggaagagaaagaggaaaccCGCCTGTCAGAAGAGGCGGAACGATCTTTTGATCAGCTGCCGTCTCGGGAAGACGAAGAAGACGAGCCAATCACAATTGCAGACCAGCCGGATGTGGCCACCGTGGCTCAGCCCGACGTGACCTATCAGATCGAGGACGAAAACCGGGCATCTTCGAACACCATCAGAGTCCCCGCTATCGTCACGGCGACCTAA
- the LOC119477379 gene encoding protein FAM177A1-like isoform X1: MLGTSGCVRAEERGEALLRRIISIQRDTKKTATMAEISLYLTNVNVSIGQSMEVEQTQRNPNSNPARGFESVELGELGELGELDKREEEEEQQREKVPRRIIHFSSGETMEEYSTDEEEGEDKEPERKDLLSSPGDAVRSKLTWGPYFWFHMWRAATSTISACDYLGERMASLFGITSAKYQYAIDEYYRMKKEREEEKEETRLSEEAERSFDQLPSREDEEDEPITIADQPDVATVAQPDVTYQIEDENRASSNTIRVPAIVTAT, encoded by the exons ATGCTTGGCACTTCCGGGTGTGTCCGtgcggaggagagaggagaggcgtTGCTGCGGCGGATCATCAGCATCCAGAGAGATACAAAGAAGACGGCGACAATGGCCGAGATATCACTGTATCTCACTAACGTTAACGTGTCGATAGGACAGAGCATGGAGGTGGAGCAG ACTCAGAGGAACCCTAATAGTAACCCTGCTAGAGGCTTTGAGAGTGTGGAGCTGGGGGAGCTGGGGGAGCTGGGGGAGCTGgacaagagagaggaggaagaggagcagcagagggagAAGGTCCCCCGCAGGATCATCCATTTCTCCAGCGGGGAGACCATGGAGGAGTACAGCACCgacgaggaggagggagaggacaaGGAGCCAGAGAGGAAGGACCTGCTGTCCTCCCCGGGCGATGCGGTGAGG tCCAAGTTGACCTGGGGTCCatacttctggtttcacatgtgGAGAGCTGCCACGTCCACCATCTCAG cATGTGACTACCTGGGGGAGAGGATGGCCTCCCTCTTCGGGATAACATCGGCCAAATATCAGTACGCCATCGATGAATACTACAGGATGAAGAAAGAG agggaggaagagaaagaggaaaccCGCCTGTCAGAAGAGGCGGAACGATCTTTTGATCAGCTGCCGTCTCGGGAAGACGAAGAAGACGAGCCAATCACAATTGCAGACCAGCCGGATGTGGCCACCGTGGCTCAGCCCGACGTGACCTATCAGATCGAGGACGAAAACCGGGCATCTTCGAACACCATCAGAGTCCCCGCTATCGTCACGGCGACCTAA